In a genomic window of Aggregatimonas sangjinii:
- a CDS encoding O-antigen ligase family protein, whose protein sequence is MQSKQKSALAKKNSVHKGNHILQRLPHVLLYLWAVTVFYLPFSFVFYFFIASLLIKAIYFKEYQNITMEKGKIPYLLLLLFVLWNLVTLFYSEDLYQGLKQVEKKIPFLLISILGLIGDHRQFNFKRVTIFFLFGLLTVVLLSLLYTVYLFYDGHYLAVTLVKGFNEVNMLVWFEHRLYIGILLLMGIPLLLNKIVRVHHLTLRISWLLSLGLVCFILYSSGSRILVILMLIIFLLAGMNVLKQKIQFRYYVLTLLIAAIVAGTFIYKHPRTRLTLDLIQKNKPLDKIDSRLATWENAIDIIMKNPVFGVGIGDGKTELLDAYKKNGNRIELENELNVHNQYLQTMVESGILGLLFLLLFLFSLFWGVNRKEGQFWVFVLVFGAGFFVESILARNIGVFPMTFWMFVLLSTRSVENEKDVEYDDGSKWKKTFLVSCALISAFILIGVFLWAKSKSFDSKDPKTYMTAPFIEVGYSDLPLKKNLPEKTAACSFKDLEAFSTFERGSFIAPEIFRTQNDGPVAATAGIWCYLSENCNLKEAYIYAWNRVDITYRIDYDMSKKGSWQYLEMTDKGFSERFAIGVRMDLAKEFAEIKGMVLFALPDYKIDKIDSGP, encoded by the coding sequence ATGCAGTCTAAACAGAAATCAGCCTTAGCCAAAAAGAACTCCGTTCATAAAGGCAACCATATACTTCAACGATTGCCCCATGTACTTCTGTATTTGTGGGCCGTGACGGTTTTCTACCTACCCTTCAGTTTTGTCTTCTATTTTTTTATAGCTTCTTTACTAATTAAGGCAATTTATTTTAAGGAGTACCAAAACATAACGATGGAAAAAGGCAAAATACCTTATCTATTGTTGTTGCTTTTTGTGCTATGGAACTTGGTAACCCTCTTTTATTCAGAAGACCTATACCAAGGATTAAAGCAGGTAGAGAAGAAGATTCCATTCCTCCTGATTTCAATTTTAGGACTGATTGGCGACCATAGACAGTTTAATTTTAAAAGGGTAACAATTTTTTTTCTTTTCGGTCTGTTAACGGTAGTTCTTCTAAGTCTTCTGTATACAGTCTATTTGTTTTATGATGGGCACTATTTGGCCGTAACACTGGTTAAAGGCTTTAATGAGGTAAATATGTTGGTCTGGTTCGAACATCGACTTTATATCGGTATTCTACTACTTATGGGTATTCCATTACTCTTGAATAAAATCGTACGAGTGCACCATCTAACTTTGCGTATTTCCTGGTTGCTTTCTTTGGGCTTGGTTTGTTTTATACTGTATTCGTCCGGATCAAGAATACTGGTTATCCTAATGCTTATTATATTTCTTTTAGCAGGCATGAATGTCCTTAAACAGAAGATTCAATTTAGGTATTATGTATTAACATTACTGATAGCAGCTATCGTCGCCGGGACTTTTATTTATAAACATCCTAGAACGCGGCTGACCCTCGACCTCATTCAAAAGAATAAGCCGCTCGATAAAATCGATAGCCGTCTTGCCACATGGGAGAATGCCATAGATATTATTATGAAGAATCCGGTTTTCGGGGTAGGTATTGGAGATGGCAAAACTGAACTGCTTGATGCGTATAAAAAAAACGGAAATCGTATTGAGCTCGAAAATGAACTCAATGTACACAACCAGTACTTACAGACTATGGTTGAATCTGGTATTTTGGGTCTTTTGTTCCTTCTGCTTTTCCTTTTCTCATTGTTCTGGGGAGTAAACAGGAAAGAAGGGCAGTTTTGGGTCTTCGTCCTTGTATTTGGCGCAGGCTTCTTTGTAGAATCAATTTTAGCAAGAAATATCGGAGTCTTCCCGATGACGTTTTGGATGTTTGTATTGCTCTCGACTCGCTCGGTCGAGAATGAGAAAGATGTTGAATATGACGACGGGTCAAAGTGGAAAAAAACATTTCTTGTTTCCTGCGCGTTGATTTCCGCATTTATTCTGATTGGTGTTTTTCTTTGGGCAAAATCGAAGTCTTTTGATAGCAAAGACCCGAAAACATATATGACGGCTCCTTTTATTGAAGTTGGGTACAGCGACTTACCCTTGAAAAAAAACCTTCCAGAAAAAACAGCTGCCTGCTCGTTTAAAGATTTAGAAGCGTTTTCCACCTTTGAACGAGGCTCGTTCATCGCACCTGAAATTTTTCGAACACAAAATGACGGCCCAGTTGCTGCAACTGCTGGTATTTGGTGCTACCTTTCTGAAAATTGTAATTTGAAGGAAGCGTATATCTATGCCTGGAATCGGGTAGACATAACTTACAGAATAGATTACGATATGAGCAAAAAAGGAAGTTGGCAGTATTTGGAGATGACCGATAAAGGTTTTAGCGAACGTTTTGCCATTGGTGTTCGAATGGATTTGGCCAAAGAATTTGCAGAGATAAAGGGAATGGTACTCTTCGCGTTGCCGGACTACAAAATCGATAAAATCGACAGCGGGCCTTAA
- a CDS encoding glycosyltransferase family 4 protein, which yields MKTIKKPRITFFCRIKNKKALRQNLFYAQDLDILSGIDPELVIATKWGEIKYSSDVIFIWWWTYAFVPVLLGRLLGKRVIITGTFNYEAPGSPNDFSMRPAWQRMLIWISARCASTNIFVSKREFDIFNEKLQFSNIEYIPHGVYAENYIPVYERNSDFLLTISWLEKSNLQRKCVYTSVDALATLRERGYDLRLVIAGRSGDAELELKEYIKAANLESHIEVLVDITETKKIELLSSCKIYLQPTIYEGFGVAIAEAMSCGCAIVTSDAGEVPNVVGDAAVVLDKTTPSTIAEAVVDLINDPHDYEKYQRKARQRLTDLFLVERRRAAIVDLLERTV from the coding sequence TTGAAGACAATTAAAAAACCGAGGATAACATTTTTCTGTAGAATTAAGAATAAAAAGGCTTTACGGCAAAATCTTTTTTATGCTCAAGATCTGGATATATTATCGGGTATCGACCCTGAGTTGGTAATTGCGACGAAATGGGGGGAAATAAAGTATAGCTCGGATGTAATTTTCATTTGGTGGTGGACTTACGCCTTCGTCCCGGTCCTATTAGGAAGGCTTTTAGGAAAGAGAGTTATTATCACAGGTACGTTCAATTACGAGGCTCCTGGGTCACCTAATGATTTTTCAATGCGACCTGCATGGCAGCGTATGCTTATCTGGATTTCTGCAAGATGCGCATCGACCAATATTTTTGTTTCGAAGAGGGAGTTCGATATTTTTAACGAAAAACTACAATTCTCAAATATCGAATATATCCCCCATGGGGTATATGCTGAAAATTATATCCCGGTATATGAAAGAAATTCGGATTTCTTACTTACCATTAGCTGGCTTGAAAAGTCGAATTTGCAGAGAAAATGCGTATACACAAGCGTTGATGCCCTGGCAACACTTAGAGAGAGAGGATATGACTTACGCTTAGTTATCGCAGGAAGAAGTGGAGATGCCGAACTAGAATTGAAAGAATATATAAAAGCTGCCAATCTTGAAAGTCATATTGAGGTCCTGGTCGATATAACCGAGACAAAGAAAATCGAGTTGCTTTCTTCATGTAAAATATACCTACAGCCAACGATTTACGAGGGTTTCGGTGTTGCCATTGCCGAAGCGATGAGCTGTGGCTGCGCGATAGTGACCAGTGACGCAGGTGAGGTGCCAAATGTAGTAGGCGATGCGGCCGTGGTTCTAGACAAAACCACACCCAGCACAATTGCCGAAGCTGTTGTAGACCTGATTAACGATCCCCACGATTATGAGAAATATCAAAGAAAAGCTAGACAGCGATTAACCGATTTATTCTTAGTGGAGCGACGAAGGGCAGCTATCGTCGACTTATTGGAGCGTACAGTTTAG
- a CDS encoding FkbM family methyltransferase, whose amino-acid sequence MNPKIKAVFLKTFGVKGVNHLRKIKWSILKPFTKDEDLIRDFYKTEVEIPVLEKLLPILISDKKQVLIDIGANIGAYSFYLSKFSEPLGARCIGFEPRKDTFSRLIKNVTAPNFHAEHCACSSENGFADIFLPPSHGQSSLLKMPEFEGIATERITTTTLDDYCLKNKVTNLVFLKIDVEGFEFEVFKGAENTIKENMPIIICESENRHLNVQGKTTQNLIDKVCEMGYSAYVISKSGKDFLPVTQIVIPKNRETADEYYFNYWFVPNSETKVLLPVINDILVKTGT is encoded by the coding sequence ATGAATCCTAAAATCAAAGCCGTATTCTTAAAAACTTTTGGTGTAAAAGGTGTTAATCATCTTAGAAAGATTAAATGGTCCATTTTAAAACCCTTTACAAAAGATGAAGATCTCATTAGGGATTTTTATAAGACCGAGGTCGAAATACCTGTTTTAGAAAAGTTATTGCCCATATTGATTTCCGATAAAAAACAGGTTCTTATCGATATCGGGGCGAATATTGGTGCTTATTCTTTCTATTTATCAAAATTTAGCGAGCCTTTGGGGGCTAGATGTATTGGATTTGAGCCTAGAAAGGACACTTTTTCAAGACTCATTAAAAACGTTACCGCTCCTAATTTTCACGCAGAGCACTGTGCTTGTTCAAGCGAAAATGGTTTTGCGGATATTTTCCTCCCTCCAAGTCATGGCCAATCGTCACTATTAAAAATGCCGGAATTCGAGGGTATTGCCACGGAACGAATTACTACAACAACGCTTGATGACTATTGCCTAAAGAACAAGGTGACAAATCTAGTATTCCTCAAAATCGATGTTGAAGGGTTCGAATTCGAAGTGTTCAAAGGAGCAGAAAACACTATTAAGGAAAATATGCCCATCATCATCTGTGAATCCGAAAACAGACACTTAAATGTTCAGGGTAAAACCACTCAGAATTTGATAGATAAGGTTTGCGAAATGGGATATTCGGCCTATGTGATATCGAAAAGCGGCAAAGACTTTCTGCCCGTTACACAAATAGTAATACCCAAAAACAGGGAAACTGCCGATGAATATTACTTTAATTATTGGTTCGTCCCGAACAGCGAAACCAAGGTTTTGCTTCCTGTTATCAATGATATATTGGTAAAGACCGGGACATAG
- a CDS encoding glycosyltransferase family 4 protein: protein MKRILVVVPNEKDSGTGGQKYNKYLIKFLERIGGNVSFLTDEMLLFKTRLSPIYNILYFLKLNTLSKADVIITNSRLYPRLFLVMNMIKLLNKKNKTICIHHHYNFLAQTGFKKKLNRYLELNFLRKFDTLIVPSPYVKEITGNLLPKKRIFFIEIGFVKEHSAPKEELNDDHLLYVGSIEKRKGLDLLIKSLQEVSEHYTLDIIGNYNEDDNYFKMLIAKVSENNMEDRVFFRGRVSKRELSEYFSNASIFVFPSLHEGYGMVIKEAMLYGIPVIAFNNSAIPYLVQDGVNGILVENCNIAEFSKKLTHLLKNKELRQKLRQNNINLAKEIRSMEDVDNDIRKFYYGEILKNDVI, encoded by the coding sequence ATGAAAAGGATTTTAGTAGTAGTACCAAATGAAAAGGATTCGGGCACGGGAGGCCAGAAGTACAATAAGTATCTTATAAAGTTCCTAGAAAGGATAGGCGGTAATGTCTCCTTTTTAACAGATGAAATGTTGCTGTTTAAGACGCGTCTCTCTCCCATTTATAACATTCTCTATTTCCTGAAATTGAATACGCTAAGTAAGGCGGATGTTATTATTACGAATAGCAGACTTTACCCGAGGCTCTTCCTCGTAATGAATATGATTAAGCTATTAAATAAGAAGAATAAGACTATCTGTATCCATCACCATTATAATTTCTTAGCCCAGACAGGTTTCAAAAAAAAACTGAATCGCTATTTGGAACTCAATTTTTTACGAAAATTCGACACTCTGATCGTACCAAGCCCTTACGTAAAAGAGATTACTGGTAATTTGTTGCCGAAGAAACGAATTTTTTTTATTGAAATAGGTTTTGTAAAAGAACACAGCGCACCAAAAGAAGAATTAAACGATGATCACCTTTTGTACGTGGGTAGTATTGAAAAGAGGAAAGGACTGGATTTATTAATCAAATCTTTACAAGAGGTCTCCGAGCATTATACTTTGGATATAATAGGAAACTATAATGAAGATGACAACTATTTTAAAATGCTCATCGCAAAAGTTAGCGAAAATAATATGGAAGATCGGGTATTCTTTCGTGGCAGAGTATCGAAAAGGGAGCTTTCTGAATATTTCTCCAACGCTTCCATTTTTGTTTTTCCTTCTTTACATGAAGGATATGGTATGGTCATAAAAGAAGCTATGCTCTACGGAATCCCCGTTATAGCTTTTAATAATTCTGCAATACCCTATTTGGTTCAAGACGGAGTAAATGGCATACTGGTAGAGAATTGCAATATAGCGGAGTTCAGCAAAAAACTGACTCACCTCCTAAAGAATAAAGAGCTTAGACAAAAACTGCGTCAAAACAATATAAATTTGGCCAAAGAAATTAGAAGCATGGAGGACGTCGATAACGATATCCGAAAATTCTATTACGGTGAAATCTTAAAAAATGATGTCATTTGA
- a CDS encoding O-antigen ligase family protein — MNSLIFSARILVFFLLIAALHDWMSTRFRYLLFLKAIVLSGLVLSASIFYSRFFGTVIRELEGAVRAGGIYSNVNSAGFILYVSLVFAFLLYLEAKKRKYIIFIAVLLIGLFITGSRASMLALAITAVVYNLRFRLTKKIIVLATIGFIFAGAGFFFFKDKIILNLRLERGLSARQILYDVGADVAMDYPFFGVGLGNLREIGVGYVESYPISRWQKDEILKLTVQSSHNVYLETAAEIGIFGAFVLLLILLSIGYKYFRGIKLASSNEKNFYFLVWGLFVGLVIRNFFESNGIINRGWITIDIFFWIAYVIFLRYRRFAK, encoded by the coding sequence ATGAACAGCTTAATATTTTCGGCACGTATTCTAGTGTTTTTTTTATTGATTGCGGCGCTACATGATTGGATGTCTACTCGTTTTAGGTATCTGTTATTCCTTAAAGCTATCGTTTTAAGTGGTTTAGTATTAAGCGCATCTATTTTTTACAGTCGGTTCTTTGGTACCGTAATCCGTGAACTTGAAGGGGCGGTTCGAGCAGGAGGAATTTATTCCAATGTGAATAGCGCGGGCTTCATTCTTTATGTTTCCCTTGTATTTGCCTTTCTATTGTATCTCGAAGCAAAAAAGCGAAAGTACATCATCTTTATAGCAGTTCTATTGATAGGACTTTTTATTACAGGCTCCAGAGCAAGTATGTTAGCCTTGGCAATAACCGCTGTGGTATACAACCTAAGGTTTAGGTTGACAAAGAAAATTATCGTTCTAGCCACGATCGGCTTCATATTTGCCGGTGCGGGCTTCTTTTTCTTTAAGGATAAAATTATTTTGAATTTGCGATTGGAGAGAGGTCTTTCGGCAAGACAGATTCTATATGACGTAGGCGCCGATGTTGCGATGGACTATCCATTTTTCGGAGTAGGTCTCGGAAACCTTCGAGAGATAGGCGTGGGTTATGTTGAATCCTACCCCATAAGTCGGTGGCAGAAAGACGAGATTCTGAAACTTACTGTACAAAGTTCACATAATGTTTATTTGGAAACAGCGGCGGAAATTGGGATTTTTGGTGCTTTTGTACTTTTGCTGATACTCCTGAGTATTGGATATAAATACTTTCGTGGTATCAAATTAGCTTCATCAAATGAAAAAAATTTTTATTTTTTAGTTTGGGGATTGTTCGTAGGACTAGTTATTCGAAATTTCTTCGAAAGCAACGGAATAATCAATAGAGGCTGGATTACGATTGACATATTCTTTTGGATAGCGTATGTAATTTTTCTACGTTATAGAAGGTTTGCTAAATAA